In Vicia villosa cultivar HV-30 ecotype Madison, WI unplaced genomic scaffold, Vvil1.0 ctg.000077F_1_1, whole genome shotgun sequence, a single window of DNA contains:
- the LOC131623742 gene encoding uncharacterized protein LOC131623742, with protein MRNLNCDGDDEPSTDIFYDPYTQTDQRLKVGDIFRSKEACIMDIKRFHMANNVDFRVDCANVERYKIYCRNTDCGFRLHASYTKRSDSWVIGYISQDHTCGNTNVSQDHQRRGWRRPKRSKIVYGNWEDSYKRLPYFLYALQIYAPGTVTILETLPAQSPDGTSLQGNVIFHRLFWAFRPCVQGFSYCKPIPQIDGTWLYGKYKGTMLMVVAQDGNSNIFPVAFALVEGETAGGWGFFLRNLRTHVAPQPELCLISDRHASIESAYNNPANGWQNPTSTPVYCIRHIAQNFMREIKDRALRKSLVNAGYALTQPTFQYYRHEIVAANPDAGRWLDNLAREKWTRSYDNGKRWGHMTTNLVESMNGVFKGIRHLLITALVEATYYRMTSLFARRAIPTLKKRGSKWKTIAHVEEDVLIPAEIIVIDV; from the exons ATGAGGAACTTGAATTGTGATGGGGATGACGAACCATCGACTGATATTTTCTATGATCCATACACTCAAACAGATCAACGGTTAAAAGTAGGAGACATATTtcgttctaaggaggcatgtatcATGGACATAAAAAGATTTCATATGGCAAACAATGTTGATTTTAGAGTTGATTGCGCCAATGTTGAGAGGTACAAAATTTATTGTAGAAACACTGattgtggattcaggttgcatgcatcatacacgAAGAGAAGTGATTCATGGGTTATAGGATATATTTCCCAAGATCACACGTGTGGTAACACAAATGTTTCACAAGATCACC AAAGGCGTGGCTGGCGAAGACCAAAGCGATCGAAAATTGTGTATGGAAATTGGGAGGATTCATACAAACGACTCCCATATTTCTTATATGCGCTTCAAATTTATGCTCCTGGAACCGTTACTATTTTAGAGACCCTTCCGGCGCAATCTCCAGACGGAACGTCCCTTCAAGGAAATGTGATATTCCACAGGCTTTTCTGGGCTTTCCGCCCATGTGTTCAAGGATTTTCATATTGCAAACCAATTCCTCAAATAGATGGAACTTGGTTGTATGGAAAATATAAAGGCACCATGTTGATGGTTGTGGCTCAAGACGGAAATAGTAACATCTTTCCTGTTGCGTTCGCTCTTGTGGAAGGAGAAACTGCTGgaggttggggtttctttctcaGAAATCTTCGGACACACGTTGCCCCCCAACCTGAACTTTGCTTGATTTCAGACAGACATGCTTCCATCGAGAGTGCgtacaacaatccagcaaacgggtGGCAAAACCCAACATCAACGCCTGTTTACTGTATTCGACACATTGCACAAAATTTCATGCGAGAGATAAAGGACAGGGCTCTTCGGAAGAGTCTTGTCAATGCCGGATATGCGTTGACTCAACCGACGTTCCAATATTATCGACATGAAATTGTAgcggcaaatccagatgcaggcagaTGGTTAGACAATCTTGCTAGAGAGAAATGGACTAGATCATACGACAACGGGAAGCGATGGGGGCACATGACTACGAATCTTGTGGAGTCTATGAACGGGGTGTTTAAGGGCATCAGACACCTTCTGATTACTGCCTTGGTGGAagcaacatactataggatgACTTCTCTTTTCGCAAGAAGAG CAATTCCAACGTTAAAGAAGCGTGGAAGCAAGTGGAAGACTATAGCTCATGTAGAGGAAGACGTGTTAATTCCTGCAGAGATAATCGTCATTGACGTTTAA
- the LOC131623691 gene encoding calmodulin-like, which produces MADQLTDDQISEFKEAFSLFDKDGDGSITTKELGTVMRSLGQNPTEAELQDMINEVDADGNGTIDFPEFLNLMARKMKDTDSEEELKEAFRVFDKDQNGFISAAELRHVMTNLGEKLTDEEVDEMIREADVDGDGQINYDEFVKVMMAK; this is translated from the exons ATGGCAGATCAACTCACAGATGATCAGATCTCTGAATTCAAGGAAGCCTTCAGCTTGTTCGATAAAGATGGCGATG GTTCCATCACAACAAAGGAGCTTGGAACTGTGATGAGGTCATTAGGCCAAAATCCAACAGAGGCAGAGCTACAAGACATGATAAACGAAGTCGATGCTGATGGTAATGGAACAATCGATTTCCCTGAATTTCTAAACCTTATGGCAAGGAAAATGAAAGACACAGATTCGGAGGAAGAGCTGAAAGAAGCGTTCAGAGTGTTCGACAAGGATCAGAACGGATTCATTTCTGCTGCTGAACTTCGTCATGTAATGACCAACCTCGGTGAGAAGCTAACTGATGAGGAAGTCGATGAGATGATTCGAGAGGCTGATGTTGATGGTGATGGCCAAATtaattatgatgaatttgttaaGGTTATGATGGCCAAGTGA